In Gossypium raimondii isolate GPD5lz chromosome 12, ASM2569854v1, whole genome shotgun sequence, a single window of DNA contains:
- the LOC105762542 gene encoding GDSL esterase/lipase At5g41890, giving the protein MESFEVILKPICLVILIVLCLHAMPSSCNFTSFVFGDSLVDAGNNDYIFTLSKADSPPYGIDFTPSGGQPTGRFTNGRTIADIVGQSLGAKSFPPPYLAPNAEAQAILRGINYASGASGIMDKTGFFFIGRIPLGEQVSNFEQNRIYMVNAMGENYTRKFLRKAIFSLTIGSNDVLNYIQLSIPFLRHDKVSPSTFLDFMISNLTLQLERLHEMGARKFIVVGVGPLGCIPFVRALKLLGRGQCSSAVNTLIQAYNHRLKELLSRLNQEMGPETIFVFANSYDVFMDIIANYHQYGLENANDPCCGGYFPPFVCFKSSDANTSALCDDRSKYVFWDAYHPTEAANLIIAKQLVDGDENVSFPINIRKLYNYNNS; this is encoded by the exons ATGGAGAGTTTTGAGGttattttaaaaccaatttgCCTTGTAATACTAATAGTTCTGTGCTTGCATGCAATGCCAAGTTCATGTAATTTCACGTCTTTCGTGTTTGGGGATTCATTGGTAGATGCGGGAAACAACGATTATATATTCACCCTCTCCAAGGCTGATTCCCCTCCTTATGGCATCGATTTCACGCCTTCGGGTGGGCAACCTACCGGAAGATTTACCAATGGTCGAACAATAGCCGACATTGTAG GTCAATCTCTGGGAGCCAAATCGTTTCCACCACCTTACTTGGCACCAAACGCTGAAGCTCAGGCCATCCTCAGGGGAATAAATTATGCCTCTGGAGCTTCAGGAATTATGGATAAAACTGGATTTTTCTTT ATTGGAAGAATTCCACTTGGGGAACAAGTGAGTAATTTCGAACAAAATCGAATTTATATGGTGAATGCGATGGGTGAAAATTATACGAGAAAATTTTTAAGGAAGGCAATTTTTTCTCTCACAATTGGGTCTAATGATGTATTGAATTATATCCAACTATCTATACCATTTCTAAGACATGACAAGGTCTCGCCCTCAACATTCCTAGATTTCATGATCTCTAACTTGACACTTCAACTCGAG CGATTGCATGAGATGGGAGCTAGGAAGTTTATTGTTGTTGGGGTTGGACCGCTCGGTTGCATACCATTTGTTCGAGCACTCAAGCTATTGGGGAGGGGACAATGCTCGAGTGCAGTGAATACATTGATTCAAGCCTATAATCACAGATTAAAAGAGCTTTTGAGTCGTTTAAATCAAGAGATGGGACCTGAAACCATCTTCGTGTTTGCAAACTCCTACGATGTTTTCATGGACATCATTGCTAACTATCATCAATACG GCTTAGAGAACGCCAATGACCCATGTTGCGGTGGGTATTTTCCGCCATTCGTTTGCTTTAAGAGCAGCGACGCTAACACCTCAGCTTTGTGCGACGATCGATCCAAGTACGTGTTTTGGGATGCGTATCACCCCACCGAAGCTGCTAATCTTATCATTGCGAAACAATTGGTAGATGGGGATGAAAACGTTAGCTTCCCAATCAATATTCGCAAGCTTTACAACTACAATAATTCCTAG
- the LOC105765354 gene encoding protein CANDIDATE G-PROTEIN COUPLED RECEPTOR 7, with the protein MAMSLYFVLLLFMSFLVSFGSAEIRFTEIRSDGRPIIPFDKFGFTHTGRLELNVSQVELSDSNRNLDLSKVGFFLCTLDAWMRVLQQLEDEEVACVLDSDLIKLVSNFKSLNGQSSFNFLYEEKDADQYTLVFANCLNQVKVSMKVRSAMYNLDGKKNRRDYLSAGETVLPRVYFLLSLVYFTLAGVWIYVLYKKRLTVFGIHIFMLAVVILKAFNLVCEAEDKSYIKRTGSAHGWDVLFYIFSFLKGITLFTLIVLIGTGWSFLKPYLQDKEKKVLMIVIPLQVVANIAQVVIDETGPFSQDWNTWKQVFLLVDVICCCAVLFPIVWSIKNLREAAKTDGKAAVNLMKLTLFRQYYIVVICYIYFTRVVVYALETITSYKYLWTSVVAGELATLAFYVFTGFKFKPEAHNPYFVIDDEEEEAAAEQLKLEDEFEL; encoded by the coding sequence ATGGCGATGTCTCTCtattttgttcttcttcttttcatgtcttttcttgtttcttttggtTCTGCTGAGATCCGATTCACGGAGATCCGATCCGATGGCCGCCCCATAATTCCCTTCGACAAGTTCGGTTTCACCCACACAGGCCGTCTTGAGCTCAACGTCTCTCAGGTCGAGCTATCAGACTCGAACCGAAATCTTGACTTGTCTAAAGTCGGATTCTTCCTCTGCACACTCGACGCATGGATGCGCGTGCTCCAGCAACTCGAAGATGAGGAGGTCGCCTGCGTTCTCGATTCCGATCTCATTAAACTCGTCTCCAATTTTAAATCTCTCAACGGGCAATCCAGCTTCAACTTCCTTTATGAAGAAAAGGATGCCGATCAGTACACTCTCGTCTTCGCTAACTGCCTTAATCAAGTTAAAGTATCGATGAAAGTCCGATCAGCGATGTACAATCTCGACGGCAAGAAAAATCGCAGGGATTATCTCTCGGCGGGCGAAACGGTTCTCCCTAGGGTTTACTTCCTTTTGTCCCTCGTTTACTTCACTCTCGCTGGGGTTTGGATTTACGTGCTTTACAAAAAACGACTCACCGTTTTCGGAATCCATATCTTTATGCTTGCCGTGGTTATTTTGAAAGCGTTTAACCTGGTATGCGAAGCAGAGGATAAGTCTTATATTAAGCGCACAGGGAGTGCTCACGGTTGGGATGTATTGTTTTACATATTCAGTTTCTTGAAAGGGATAACGCTTTTCACGCTGATCGTTTTGATTGGTACTGGGTGGTCGTTTTTGAAGCCTTACTTGCAGGACAAGGAGAAGAAGGTTTTGATGATTGTGATTCCACTTCAAGTCGTTGCTAACATTGCCCAAGTTGTTATCGATGAAACTGGGCCTTTCAGTCAGGATTGGAACACATGGAAGCAAGTATTTTTGCttgttgatgttatttgttGTTGCGCAGTGTTGTTCCCGATTGTTTGGTCTATTAAGAACTTGCGCGAGGCAGCTAAGACAGATGGGAAAGCCGCCGTGAATTTGATGAAGTTGACTCTGTTTAGGCAGTACTACATCGTAGTGATTTGTTATATTTACTTTACCCGTGTTGTGGTTTATGCCTTGGAGACGATTACTTCTTATAAGTATCTTTGGACCAGTGTAGTGGCTGGGGAGTTGGCCACACTTGCATTTTATGTGTTTACAGGGTTTAAATTCAAGCCAGAGGCTCATAACCCATACTTTGTGATCGATGATGAGGAGGAAGAAGCTGCAGCAGAGCAGCTGAAGCTTGAAGATGAGTTTGAATTGTGA
- the LOC105765355 gene encoding protein BRANCHLESS TRICHOME, producing MEEDMEMIMMMMINSSSSPNNQSNEASTSTSWKVYDNPFFNSHHHRQQVWQSSKHLHHHQVCSPVSAQTIVDPFWDLTLFGPSSTMDSELDIARAQIIDLQAELDYEVKARKKAESLNKKLAKDLAEERRGREALERVCDKLAREISLDKAEIDRMRRDFEEERKMLRMAEVLREERVQMKLAEAKFLFAEKLLELEETKRALPADKEDKPPAAFTTNLSGKFSRLVFSEKASSTCNDSSMAIQRKASPETENPHIKRGIKGFVEFPRVVRAIGSKSKHWGSKLECQKAQLRVLLKQKSPIRSNNLIMS from the coding sequence ATGGAAGAAGATATGgagatgataatgatgatgatgatcaaCAGCAGCAGCAGCCCTAATAATCAAAGCAATGAAGCTTCCACTAGCACTAGCTGGAAAGTATATGATAACCCTTTTTTTAATTCCCATCATCATCGTCAACAAGTATGGCAAAGTAGCAAGCATCTACATCATCATCAAGTGTGCTCACCTGTTTCAGCTCAAACCATCGTAGACCCTTTTTGGGATCTTACCTTGTTTGGTCCTTCTTCAACCATGGATTCTGAACTGGATATTGCTCGAGCCCAGATCATTGATTTACAAGCTGAGCTAGATTACGAGGTTAAAGCACGTAAAAAGGCAGAGTCCCTCAACAAGAAACTGGCTAAGGATCTTGCCGaagaaagaagaggaagagaAGCATTGGAGAGGGTATGTGATAAGCTTGCAAGAGAGATTTCATTAGATAAAGCAGAGATTGATCGAATGAGAAGGGATTTcgaggaagaaagaaagatgttaagAATGGCTGAAGTATTAAGGGAAGAAAGGGTTCAAATGAAGCTGGCCGAAGCCAAGTTTTTGTTCGCAGAAAAGCTATTAGAATTGGAAGAAACTAAACGAGCATTGCCGGCTGATAAAGAAGATAAACCACCAGCAGCATTCACAACCAATCTTTCTGGGAAATTTTCGAGGTTAGTTTTCAGTGAAAAAGCATCATCAACCTGTAACGATTCATCCATGGCAATTCAACGAAAAGCATCCCCAGAAACAGAGAATCCTCACATAAAACGAGGGATCAAAGGGTTCGTTGAATTTCCACGAGTGGTTCGAGCGATTGGATCAAAAAGTAAACATTGGGGTTCAAAGCTTGAATGTCAAAAGGCTCAGCTGAGGGTTCTACTTAAACAGAAGAGTCCCATTCGATCAAATAATCTTATCATGAGCTGA
- the LOC105765356 gene encoding growth-regulating factor 8 isoform X3, with protein MDTRNNAFVGTEKGLGRTDEGCDVGLGLMMMQQVEESCPNKSFMAMLPPHNHNHLSSSSSSSCYVEGFDGGASGGGPLVCNTSNQEPCRGDIYDVVGAASASVSSAAAAVVLKSLHHHSFSADPPFPHHSSVGEMAAAPVNARVPFTAAQWQELERQTMIYKYMMASVPVPAELLIPLTKNPSNAIKGSLELGFSSNSSDPEPWRCRRTDGKKWRCSRDVAPDQKYCERHSHKCRPRSRKPVELPNHSNININNNDHKSQTLHNMASDGTTNQPHQNPHFTNHHDPHFFTSSFDQSRCLEWFMKGETTVPFASNPEWQRTNYGVSLQAQHHLNEQFTPSLASLEGSLNLNQTHSQETRAFIDAWSIAEREVVELEGIGSCKRPVSSNEKLPLSSLTLSMSGGGNENTQEEDDENSHHEMRGTLSWMGSSPGGPLAEALCLGIATSQTTSTSSCSKST; from the exons ATGGATACCAGAAATAATGCTTTTGTAGGTACAGAGAAAGGGTTGGGAAGAACAGATGAGGGATGTGATGTTGGGTTAGGTTTGATGATGATGCAACAAGTTGAGGAGTCTTGTCCAAATAAGAGTTTCATGGCAATGCTTCCTCCTCACAATCATAATCAcctttcatcatcatcatcttcttcttgttATGTTGAAGGGTTTGATGGAGGAGCTAGTGGTGGTGGGCCCCTTGTTTGTAACACAAGCAATCAGGAACCATGCAGGGGCGATATATACGATGTTGTCGGTGCTGCTTCTGCTTCTGTTTCTTCTGCTGCTGCTGCAGTTGTGTTAAAGTCTCTGCACCATCACTCTTTTTCCGCTGACCCTCCTTTTCCCCACCATTCCtctg TAGGAGAAATGGCAGCAGCGCCTGTGAATGCTAGAGTTCCTTTCACAGCAGCTCAGTGGCAAGAGCTGGAAAGACAGACCATGATTTACAAGTACATGATGGCTTCTGTCCCTGTCCCTGCTGAACTCCTTATCCCCCTCACCAAAAACCCTTCAAATG CGATAAAGGGTTCTTTGGAATTGGGGTTTTCGAGCAATAGCTCGGATCCGGAGCCATGGAGGTGCAGAAGAACAGATGGGAAGAAATGGAGGTGCTCGAGAGACGTGGCGCCTGACCAAAAATACTGTGAGCGTCACTCTCATAAGTGCCGTCCCCGTTCAAGAAAGCCTGTGGAATTGCCAAACCACTCCAATATCAACATCAACAACAATGATCACAAATCACAAACACTTCACAACATGGCATCTGATGGCACCACCAACCAACCTCATCAAAACCCACATTTTACAAACCACCACGACCCTCATTTCTTCACATCTTCATTTGATCAATCCAG GTGCTTGGAATGGTTCATGAAAGGGGAAACCACCGTTCCTTTTGCTTCTAACCCCGAGTGGCAGCGGACAAATTATGGGGTCAGTTTACAAGCTCAGCATCATCTAAACGAGCAATTCACCCCCAGTTTAGCCTCTTTGGAAGGCTCCTTGAACCTAAACCAAACACATTCACAAGAAACAAGAGCCTTCATCGATGCATGGTCAATAGCAGAAAGAGAAGTGGTTGAATTGGAAGGAATTGGGAGCTGCAAACGCCCTGTTTCTTCAAACGAGAAGCTACCACTGTCATCACTTACATTATCAATGTCGGGTGGTGGGAACGAAAACACTCAAGAAGAAGACGACGAGAACAGTCATCACGAGATGCGTGGTACCTTGTCATGGATGGGTTCATCGCCTGGTGGACCACTGGCTGAAGCATTGTGCCTTGGCATCGCAACTAGTCAAACCACAAGTACAAGTAGCTGTAGCAAGAGCACATGA
- the LOC105765356 gene encoding growth-regulating factor 8 isoform X4 — MDTRNNAFVGTEKGLGRTDEGCDVGLGLMMMQQVEESCPNKSFMAMLPPHNHNHLSSSSSSSCYVEGFDGGASGGGPLVCNTSNQEPCRGDIYDVVGAASASVSSAAAAVVLKSLHHHSFSADPPFPHHSSGEMAAAPVNARVPFTAAQWQELERQTMIYKYMMASVPVPAELLIPLTKNPSNAIKGSLELGFSSNSSDPEPWRCRRTDGKKWRCSRDVAPDQKYCERHSHKCRPRSRKPVELPNHSNININNNDHKSQTLHNMASDGTTNQPHQNPHFTNHHDPHFFTSSFDQSRCLEWFMKGETTVPFASNPEWQRTNYGVSLQAQHHLNEQFTPSLASLEGSLNLNQTHSQETRAFIDAWSIAEREVVELEGIGSCKRPVSSNEKLPLSSLTLSMSGGGNENTQEEDDENSHHEMRGTLSWMGSSPGGPLAEALCLGIATSQTTSTSSCSKST; from the exons ATGGATACCAGAAATAATGCTTTTGTAGGTACAGAGAAAGGGTTGGGAAGAACAGATGAGGGATGTGATGTTGGGTTAGGTTTGATGATGATGCAACAAGTTGAGGAGTCTTGTCCAAATAAGAGTTTCATGGCAATGCTTCCTCCTCACAATCATAATCAcctttcatcatcatcatcttcttcttgttATGTTGAAGGGTTTGATGGAGGAGCTAGTGGTGGTGGGCCCCTTGTTTGTAACACAAGCAATCAGGAACCATGCAGGGGCGATATATACGATGTTGTCGGTGCTGCTTCTGCTTCTGTTTCTTCTGCTGCTGCTGCAGTTGTGTTAAAGTCTCTGCACCATCACTCTTTTTCCGCTGACCCTCCTTTTCCCCACCATTCCtctg GAGAAATGGCAGCAGCGCCTGTGAATGCTAGAGTTCCTTTCACAGCAGCTCAGTGGCAAGAGCTGGAAAGACAGACCATGATTTACAAGTACATGATGGCTTCTGTCCCTGTCCCTGCTGAACTCCTTATCCCCCTCACCAAAAACCCTTCAAATG CGATAAAGGGTTCTTTGGAATTGGGGTTTTCGAGCAATAGCTCGGATCCGGAGCCATGGAGGTGCAGAAGAACAGATGGGAAGAAATGGAGGTGCTCGAGAGACGTGGCGCCTGACCAAAAATACTGTGAGCGTCACTCTCATAAGTGCCGTCCCCGTTCAAGAAAGCCTGTGGAATTGCCAAACCACTCCAATATCAACATCAACAACAATGATCACAAATCACAAACACTTCACAACATGGCATCTGATGGCACCACCAACCAACCTCATCAAAACCCACATTTTACAAACCACCACGACCCTCATTTCTTCACATCTTCATTTGATCAATCCAG GTGCTTGGAATGGTTCATGAAAGGGGAAACCACCGTTCCTTTTGCTTCTAACCCCGAGTGGCAGCGGACAAATTATGGGGTCAGTTTACAAGCTCAGCATCATCTAAACGAGCAATTCACCCCCAGTTTAGCCTCTTTGGAAGGCTCCTTGAACCTAAACCAAACACATTCACAAGAAACAAGAGCCTTCATCGATGCATGGTCAATAGCAGAAAGAGAAGTGGTTGAATTGGAAGGAATTGGGAGCTGCAAACGCCCTGTTTCTTCAAACGAGAAGCTACCACTGTCATCACTTACATTATCAATGTCGGGTGGTGGGAACGAAAACACTCAAGAAGAAGACGACGAGAACAGTCATCACGAGATGCGTGGTACCTTGTCATGGATGGGTTCATCGCCTGGTGGACCACTGGCTGAAGCATTGTGCCTTGGCATCGCAACTAGTCAAACCACAAGTACAAGTAGCTGTAGCAAGAGCACATGA
- the LOC105765356 gene encoding growth-regulating factor 8 isoform X1 — MDTRNNAFVGTEKGLGRTDEGCDVGLGLMMMQQVEESCPNKSFMAMLPPHNHNHLSSSSSSSCYVEGFDGGASGGGPLVCNTSNQEPCRGDIYDVVGAASASVSSAAAAVVLKSLHHHSFSADPPFPHHSSVGEMAAAPVNARVPFTAAQWQELERQTMIYKYMMASVPVPAELLIPLTKNPSNVAIKGSLELGFSSNSSDPEPWRCRRTDGKKWRCSRDVAPDQKYCERHSHKCRPRSRKPVELPNHSNININNNDHKSQTLHNMASDGTTNQPHQNPHFTNHHDPHFFTSSFDQSRCLEWFMKGETTVPFASNPEWQRTNYGVSLQAQHHLNEQFTPSLASLEGSLNLNQTHSQETRAFIDAWSIAEREVVELEGIGSCKRPVSSNEKLPLSSLTLSMSGGGNENTQEEDDENSHHEMRGTLSWMGSSPGGPLAEALCLGIATSQTTSTSSCSKST; from the exons ATGGATACCAGAAATAATGCTTTTGTAGGTACAGAGAAAGGGTTGGGAAGAACAGATGAGGGATGTGATGTTGGGTTAGGTTTGATGATGATGCAACAAGTTGAGGAGTCTTGTCCAAATAAGAGTTTCATGGCAATGCTTCCTCCTCACAATCATAATCAcctttcatcatcatcatcttcttcttgttATGTTGAAGGGTTTGATGGAGGAGCTAGTGGTGGTGGGCCCCTTGTTTGTAACACAAGCAATCAGGAACCATGCAGGGGCGATATATACGATGTTGTCGGTGCTGCTTCTGCTTCTGTTTCTTCTGCTGCTGCTGCAGTTGTGTTAAAGTCTCTGCACCATCACTCTTTTTCCGCTGACCCTCCTTTTCCCCACCATTCCtctg TAGGAGAAATGGCAGCAGCGCCTGTGAATGCTAGAGTTCCTTTCACAGCAGCTCAGTGGCAAGAGCTGGAAAGACAGACCATGATTTACAAGTACATGATGGCTTCTGTCCCTGTCCCTGCTGAACTCCTTATCCCCCTCACCAAAAACCCTTCAAATG TAGCGATAAAGGGTTCTTTGGAATTGGGGTTTTCGAGCAATAGCTCGGATCCGGAGCCATGGAGGTGCAGAAGAACAGATGGGAAGAAATGGAGGTGCTCGAGAGACGTGGCGCCTGACCAAAAATACTGTGAGCGTCACTCTCATAAGTGCCGTCCCCGTTCAAGAAAGCCTGTGGAATTGCCAAACCACTCCAATATCAACATCAACAACAATGATCACAAATCACAAACACTTCACAACATGGCATCTGATGGCACCACCAACCAACCTCATCAAAACCCACATTTTACAAACCACCACGACCCTCATTTCTTCACATCTTCATTTGATCAATCCAG GTGCTTGGAATGGTTCATGAAAGGGGAAACCACCGTTCCTTTTGCTTCTAACCCCGAGTGGCAGCGGACAAATTATGGGGTCAGTTTACAAGCTCAGCATCATCTAAACGAGCAATTCACCCCCAGTTTAGCCTCTTTGGAAGGCTCCTTGAACCTAAACCAAACACATTCACAAGAAACAAGAGCCTTCATCGATGCATGGTCAATAGCAGAAAGAGAAGTGGTTGAATTGGAAGGAATTGGGAGCTGCAAACGCCCTGTTTCTTCAAACGAGAAGCTACCACTGTCATCACTTACATTATCAATGTCGGGTGGTGGGAACGAAAACACTCAAGAAGAAGACGACGAGAACAGTCATCACGAGATGCGTGGTACCTTGTCATGGATGGGTTCATCGCCTGGTGGACCACTGGCTGAAGCATTGTGCCTTGGCATCGCAACTAGTCAAACCACAAGTACAAGTAGCTGTAGCAAGAGCACATGA
- the LOC105765356 gene encoding growth-regulating factor 8 isoform X2: MDTRNNAFVGTEKGLGRTDEGCDVGLGLMMMQQVEESCPNKSFMAMLPPHNHNHLSSSSSSSCYVEGFDGGASGGGPLVCNTSNQEPCRGDIYDVVGAASASVSSAAAAVVLKSLHHHSFSADPPFPHHSSGEMAAAPVNARVPFTAAQWQELERQTMIYKYMMASVPVPAELLIPLTKNPSNVAIKGSLELGFSSNSSDPEPWRCRRTDGKKWRCSRDVAPDQKYCERHSHKCRPRSRKPVELPNHSNININNNDHKSQTLHNMASDGTTNQPHQNPHFTNHHDPHFFTSSFDQSRCLEWFMKGETTVPFASNPEWQRTNYGVSLQAQHHLNEQFTPSLASLEGSLNLNQTHSQETRAFIDAWSIAEREVVELEGIGSCKRPVSSNEKLPLSSLTLSMSGGGNENTQEEDDENSHHEMRGTLSWMGSSPGGPLAEALCLGIATSQTTSTSSCSKST; this comes from the exons ATGGATACCAGAAATAATGCTTTTGTAGGTACAGAGAAAGGGTTGGGAAGAACAGATGAGGGATGTGATGTTGGGTTAGGTTTGATGATGATGCAACAAGTTGAGGAGTCTTGTCCAAATAAGAGTTTCATGGCAATGCTTCCTCCTCACAATCATAATCAcctttcatcatcatcatcttcttcttgttATGTTGAAGGGTTTGATGGAGGAGCTAGTGGTGGTGGGCCCCTTGTTTGTAACACAAGCAATCAGGAACCATGCAGGGGCGATATATACGATGTTGTCGGTGCTGCTTCTGCTTCTGTTTCTTCTGCTGCTGCTGCAGTTGTGTTAAAGTCTCTGCACCATCACTCTTTTTCCGCTGACCCTCCTTTTCCCCACCATTCCtctg GAGAAATGGCAGCAGCGCCTGTGAATGCTAGAGTTCCTTTCACAGCAGCTCAGTGGCAAGAGCTGGAAAGACAGACCATGATTTACAAGTACATGATGGCTTCTGTCCCTGTCCCTGCTGAACTCCTTATCCCCCTCACCAAAAACCCTTCAAATG TAGCGATAAAGGGTTCTTTGGAATTGGGGTTTTCGAGCAATAGCTCGGATCCGGAGCCATGGAGGTGCAGAAGAACAGATGGGAAGAAATGGAGGTGCTCGAGAGACGTGGCGCCTGACCAAAAATACTGTGAGCGTCACTCTCATAAGTGCCGTCCCCGTTCAAGAAAGCCTGTGGAATTGCCAAACCACTCCAATATCAACATCAACAACAATGATCACAAATCACAAACACTTCACAACATGGCATCTGATGGCACCACCAACCAACCTCATCAAAACCCACATTTTACAAACCACCACGACCCTCATTTCTTCACATCTTCATTTGATCAATCCAG GTGCTTGGAATGGTTCATGAAAGGGGAAACCACCGTTCCTTTTGCTTCTAACCCCGAGTGGCAGCGGACAAATTATGGGGTCAGTTTACAAGCTCAGCATCATCTAAACGAGCAATTCACCCCCAGTTTAGCCTCTTTGGAAGGCTCCTTGAACCTAAACCAAACACATTCACAAGAAACAAGAGCCTTCATCGATGCATGGTCAATAGCAGAAAGAGAAGTGGTTGAATTGGAAGGAATTGGGAGCTGCAAACGCCCTGTTTCTTCAAACGAGAAGCTACCACTGTCATCACTTACATTATCAATGTCGGGTGGTGGGAACGAAAACACTCAAGAAGAAGACGACGAGAACAGTCATCACGAGATGCGTGGTACCTTGTCATGGATGGGTTCATCGCCTGGTGGACCACTGGCTGAAGCATTGTGCCTTGGCATCGCAACTAGTCAAACCACAAGTACAAGTAGCTGTAGCAAGAGCACATGA
- the LOC105765357 gene encoding protein IQ-DOMAIN 18: protein MGKNTATSWLSMVKKAFRSPGKDYEKKSSRREECGHQEEDEKKREKRRWLFRRGSSNINHVQQCEAKIPTPTTSTSTATPPANNAAETALDFAEQRHAIAVAAAEAAVATAQAAVEIVRLSSRPSNYANVREHYHYAAIVIQTAFRGYLARRALRALKGLVKLQALVRGHNVRRQAKLALKCMQSLVRVQDRVLDQQRARLSHEGYRRKSMFDETNALWETRYLQDIRRRKSMSRDMSCTTDEWDDRPQTSEEIEALLLTKKEAALKREKALAYAFSNQIWRSRRNPSAEDEKEVEERTKWLDRWMATKQLDNNNRVSTDKRDSIKTVEIDSYKLQSYSSPTIRRRHSLSLNQFPPTPSPCKTKPLQVRSASPRCLKEEKYYTSAANTPSLASTYCTTNGMSRYVNGAATTVPNYMAATESAKAKARSQSTPRQRPSTPERERGGSLVKKRLSYPAPENHVVSIGCSSLSQNLRSPSFKSAFEGHYGMEKESLYSSYYTESFGGEISPCSTTDLRWLR, encoded by the exons ATGGGAAAGAACACTGCTACCTCTTGGTTGTCAATGGTGAAAAAGGCCTTTAGGTCTCCAGGTAAAGATTATGAGAAAAAGAGTAGCAGGAGAGAAGAATGTGGGCATCAGGAAGAGGATGAAAAG AAGAGGGAGAAAAGAAGATGGCTGTTTAGAAGGGGTAGTAGTAATATCAATCATGTCCAACAGTGTGAAGCAAAGATACCAACACCAACAACATCGACAAGTACTGCTACACCACCTGCGAACAATGCAGCAGAAACAGCATTGGATTTTGCAGAACAACGGCACGCAATTGCCGTTGCAGCAGCTGAAGCTGCTGTGGCAACAGCACAAGCGGCTGTTGAGATCGTTAGGCTTAGTTCTAGACCTTCCAATTATGCCAATGTTAGAGAACACTATCACTATGCTGCTATTGTCATTCAAACAGCTTTCAGAGGTTACCTA GCAAGGAGAGCATTGCGTGCACTGAAAGGGTTAGTGAAGCTTCAAGCATTAGTGAGAGGACACAATGTCAGAAGGCAAGCAAAGTTGGCACTAAAATGCATGCAATCTTTGGTTAGAGTACAAGACCGAGTGCTAGATCAACAACGTGCAAGGCTTTCACATGAAGGGTACAGAAGAAAGTCTATGTTTGATGAAACCAATGCATTGTGGGAGACTAGATATCTTCAAGATATTCGTAGGAGGAAGTCCATG TCCCGAGACATGAGCTGTACAACAGATGAATGGGACGATAGACCACAAACTAGTGAAGAGATCGAAGCATTGTTGCTAACCAAGAAGGAAGCTGCATTGAAACGTGAAAAGGCACTTGCTTATGCTTTCTCTAACCAg ATATGGAGATCTAGAAGAAACCCATCAGCTGAAGATGAAAAGGAGGttgaagaaagaacaaaatGGCTTGACCGGTGGATGGCTACAAAGCAATTGGATAACAACAACCGGGTATCAACTGATAAAAGAGACTCCATAAAAACAGTGGAAATAGATAGTTACAAGCTACAATCCTACTCTTCACCAACAATCAGAAGACGTCATAGTTTGTCTCTGAACCAATTCCCACCCACACCTTCTCCTTGCAAGACAAAGCCTTTGCAAGTACGTTCAGCTAGCCCTCGGTGCTTGAAAGAAGAGAAATACTACACCTCTGCAGCAAACACACCTAGCTTAGCTTCCACGTATTGCACCACAAACGGAATGTCTCGGTATGTAAATGGAGCTGCCACGACGGTGCCGAATTATATGGCAGCCACAGAGTCTGCGAAGGCTAAGGCAAGATCCCAGAGTACACCGAGACAAAGACCATCGACACCAGAGAGAGAACGAGGTGGATCGTTAGTGAAGAAGAGACTATCGTATCCAGCACCTGAAAATCATGTTGTTAGCATTGGGTGTAGTAGCCTTAGCCAGAATTTGAGAAGCCCTAGTTTCAAGAGTGCATTTGAGGGTCATTATGGGATGGAGAAAGAATCACTTTACTCATCTTATTATACTGAAAGTTTTGGGGGTGAAATTTCTCCATGTTCCACTACTGATCTAAGGTGGTTGAGATGA